In a genomic window of Sulfurisphaera tokodaii str. 7:
- a CDS encoding ATP-binding protein — MEEGIKSFIAEWLTAGLPKLLEREVTLPVDKDYIITVTGGRRSGKTYLLYQTIKKIIEGRIATFDEILYVDFEDYRLRGISVKDLDKIIKAFIELTGKQPKYIFFDEIQNVKDYGSWFRKRLNARVFLTGSSSELTPQKIADELRGRSVNFEIYPLSFREFLKFKGFSYTPLIDYTPQRGKILSLLREYLYYGGYPAVVLEEGKGKIALLKSYFESVIVRDLSIVKPPIAELFASFIISNYSNPLSMNKVYNYLRSLGVKIGKETVLELFSKARDTYFAFLVEEFERSESKRRANPKKVYIIDTGYPTALGYEFSISRAMENAVYIELLRRGFKEVFYWKGKKEVDFVVSEKFEPKSLIQVTYASDRVEEREVEGLMEARSALKVDDALILTWDYEGEVKGFKALPLWKWLLNLS; from the coding sequence GTGGAAGAAGGGATTAAAAGTTTCATAGCTGAATGGCTGACCGCGGGCCTACCAAAACTCCTTGAAAGGGAGGTTACATTACCAGTAGATAAGGACTATATAATCACCGTTACGGGCGGGAGGAGGAGTGGTAAAACTTACCTACTTTACCAAACTATAAAGAAAATAATCGAGGGCAGAATAGCTACATTTGATGAAATACTCTATGTAGACTTTGAGGACTACAGACTAAGGGGGATAAGCGTTAAAGACTTAGACAAAATAATTAAAGCTTTCATAGAACTTACTGGAAAGCAACCGAAGTACATCTTTTTTGACGAAATCCAAAACGTTAAGGATTACGGGAGCTGGTTTAGGAAAAGGCTCAACGCTAGGGTGTTTTTAACGGGGTCATCATCAGAACTCACACCACAGAAGATAGCTGACGAACTGAGGGGGAGGAGTGTAAATTTCGAAATCTACCCCCTGTCATTTAGAGAGTTTTTGAAGTTCAAGGGTTTTTCATACACTCCTTTAATAGATTACACACCTCAAAGGGGTAAAATCCTGTCCTTACTTAGGGAGTATTTGTACTATGGCGGTTATCCAGCCGTAGTACTGGAAGAGGGTAAAGGCAAAATAGCGTTGCTCAAGTCCTATTTCGAGTCCGTAATAGTTAGGGATTTATCTATAGTTAAACCCCCAATAGCAGAGCTCTTTGCGAGTTTTATAATTTCCAATTACTCAAACCCTCTGAGCATGAACAAGGTTTATAACTACTTGAGGAGTCTGGGGGTTAAGATAGGAAAGGAAACAGTCCTCGAACTCTTCTCTAAAGCTCGGGACACTTACTTTGCCTTCCTAGTGGAGGAGTTCGAGAGGAGTGAGAGTAAGAGGAGGGCTAACCCCAAAAAGGTGTATATAATAGACACCGGTTACCCGACAGCTCTGGGCTACGAGTTTTCAATATCAAGGGCTATGGAAAACGCAGTATATATCGAATTACTAAGGAGGGGGTTTAAAGAGGTATTCTATTGGAAAGGTAAGAAGGAAGTAGACTTCGTGGTCTCCGAGAAATTCGAGCCCAAGAGCTTAATTCAAGTGACTTATGCAAGTGATAGGGTTGAGGAGAGGGAGGTGGAGGGGTTAATGGAGGCTAGATCCGCACTCAAAGTAGATGACGCATTAATCCTCACGTGGGACTATGAGGGTGAGGTGAAAGGGTTTAAGGCTTTGCCCCTATGGAAATGGCTACTTAATTTAAGTTAA
- a CDS encoding PaREP1 family protein, translated as MEELIKRAEEMGINVEDVLISKDPKEEIRLRLELAKKYMKECEEYLKTSDAIQASEKAYKVAEELVKALAEKFNLPEYQQAMKEGRWYTYLLTKAANSLASKLGNWVSDGWSNGYLLHVWGFHEAKLTITDVTSYINRIRDMLNEAKKILGN; from the coding sequence ATGGAGGAATTAATAAAGAGGGCTGAAGAGATGGGAATTAACGTTGAAGATGTGTTGATAAGTAAGGATCCTAAGGAGGAGATAAGGCTTAGACTTGAACTAGCTAAAAAGTATATGAAGGAATGCGAGGAGTACTTAAAGACGAGTGATGCTATTCAGGCTTCTGAGAAGGCTTATAAAGTAGCTGAGGAATTGGTTAAAGCCTTAGCTGAAAAGTTCAATTTACCAGAATACCAACAAGCAATGAAAGAGGGGAGATGGTACACATACTTACTAACCAAAGCGGCTAACTCATTAGCAAGTAAACTAGGCAATTGGGTATCTGACGGTTGGAGCAACGGTTATCTACTTCACGTTTGGGGTTTTCATGAAGCAAAACTTACTATTACCGATGTGACATCTTACATAAATAGGATTAGAGATATGCTAAATGAGGCCAAGAAGATTTTGGGCAACTAA
- a CDS encoding VapB-type antitoxin — translation MNLVNVDWQKEISKYIEDRVREELIRKYIEEGRKNLAKMKNISNADLIREDREA, via the coding sequence ATGAATTTGGTAAACGTGGATTGGCAAAAGGAGATAAGTAAGTATATAGAGGATAGAGTAAGGGAGGAGTTAATACGGAAATACATAGAAGAGGGGAGAAAGAATTTAGCTAAAATGAAAAATATAAGTAATGCGGACTTAATCAGAGAGGACAGGGAAGCTTGA
- a CDS encoding type II toxin-antitoxin system VapC family toxin, translating to MLAGASDDAQLQEFLSDFIILPFDVSEAVYASMLEKQIRNKGVKPKGENWKIDLFIAAFAYTQQCYILTKDEDFTKMLNCEKLNEIEYYVCKS from the coding sequence ATCCTTGCTGGAGCTAGTGATGACGCGCAGTTACAAGAATTTTTATCAGATTTCATAATTTTACCTTTCGACGTAAGTGAGGCTGTATATGCATCTATGTTAGAAAAACAAATAAGGAATAAGGGAGTAAAACCTAAAGGAGAAAATTGGAAAATAGATTTGTTTATCGCAGCTTTTGCATATACTCAACAGTGTTATATTTTGACTAAAGATGAGGATTTTACCAAAATGTTAAATTGTGAGAAGTTAAACGAGATAGAATATTATGTTTGTAAAAGTTAA
- a CDS encoding AAA family ATPase — protein sequence MIKRLAIKNFKSYRDAEFEFGKVNVVVGPNGSGKTNLVDAFSFLKQLIRPLSYPPYPFIRWGDYKNVIFMQDENLDISFEINGTYKSKDYHYEVSLNNLQIKKEIINFASHTIERENNVIRYENKEVTISQNLSVFNLFVSQIIPNITIIYNLNFPLPGEFIDFMTNFLNDIGVFRIVPQIAVSPVHFTFPEAVDENGRGLVKVIANNLTKIIESENMKPLHDFLNENNISLRPVFTEDGNIRLYFVEKSENRELILPPSSVSDGFIKMLTILVAVYLLGLSTIVIDEIENSLHLRYIENLIDVMRYSNTQFIMTTHSPLIIDFMDPSEIIILDKEKGETKVSKINEPNKLKEKLVNDGILLSEWILY from the coding sequence ATGATAAAAAGATTGGCGATTAAGAACTTTAAAAGCTACCGTGACGCTGAATTTGAATTTGGAAAAGTGAATGTCGTAGTTGGGCCTAATGGTTCTGGTAAAACTAATCTCGTTGATGCTTTTAGTTTTCTAAAGCAACTCATTAGACCCCTATCTTACCCACCTTATCCTTTCATCCGGTGGGGAGATTACAAGAACGTTATATTTATGCAAGATGAAAATTTGGACATCTCCTTTGAGATTAACGGTACATATAAGAGCAAAGATTACCACTATGAGGTTTCACTAAACAATTTGCAGATAAAAAAGGAAATAATAAATTTCGCCTCTCATACCATAGAAAGAGAAAATAACGTAATTAGATATGAAAATAAAGAAGTTACAATCTCTCAAAATCTAAGTGTGTTTAACTTATTCGTCTCACAAATAATACCCAACATTACAATAATATACAATCTTAATTTCCCCCTTCCCGGAGAATTCATAGATTTTATGACGAATTTCTTGAATGATATAGGTGTGTTCAGAATAGTTCCTCAAATTGCAGTATCACCAGTACACTTTACCTTCCCAGAAGCAGTGGACGAAAACGGTCGCGGATTGGTAAAAGTTATTGCAAACAATCTAACTAAAATTATAGAGAGCGAAAACATGAAACCACTTCATGACTTCTTGAATGAAAATAACATTTCACTCAGACCCGTTTTTACTGAGGACGGAAATATAAGACTCTACTTTGTTGAAAAAAGTGAAAACAGAGAATTAATCTTACCACCGTCATCAGTATCGGACGGGTTCATAAAAATGTTAACAATTCTCGTTGCAGTATATTTGTTAGGATTGTCAACTATAGTTATAGATGAGATAGAGAATTCACTTCATCTTAGATATATTGAAAACTTAATTGATGTTATGCGTTATTCTAATACTCAGTTTATAATGACTACACATTCACCATTAATCATTGACTTTATGGACCCTTCTGAAATTATAATACTCGATAAAGAAAAAGGGGAAACTAAGGTCAGCAAAATAAATGAACCTAATAAATTAAAGGAGAAGTTGGTTAATGATGGTATTTTGTTAAGCGAATGGATATTGTATTAG
- a CDS encoding PaREP1 family protein — protein sequence MSSINILSAADLLLREANELLERSGVVQASEKYYKAAEEAVKLMVKELNLTEILEKLKKKIEV from the coding sequence ATGTCTAGTATTAACATTCTTTCTGCAGCAGATCTATTACTTAGGGAGGCTAATGAGTTGTTGGAGAGGAGTGGTGTTGTTCAAGCTTCGGAAAAGTATTATAAGGCTGCTGAGGAGGCAGTTAAGTTGATGGTAAAGGAGTTAAATTTGACAGAAATACTAGAAAAGTTAAAGAAGAAGATTGAAGTTTAG
- a CDS encoding type II toxin-antitoxin system VapC family toxin → MILDSSAIASFFFRDNFTDKVIKIIEGSDEDFLTLDLAFAEVSNVAWKRIVIFNDDYNITLEQLKNALDFIEKLCKIVYVKDITMEAINLAVQEKLPFYDSAFLYLAIKEGTKLLTTDLKLFNKLNDKLKNYVIVPE, encoded by the coding sequence TTGATACTCGATTCTTCTGCCATAGCTTCATTTTTCTTTAGAGATAATTTCACAGACAAAGTGATAAAAATAATAGAAGGCAGTGATGAAGATTTCTTAACGTTGGATTTGGCCTTTGCTGAAGTTTCTAATGTTGCCTGGAAAAGGATAGTGATATTTAACGATGATTACAATATTACATTGGAGCAGTTAAAGAATGCTTTAGATTTTATAGAGAAATTATGCAAGATAGTTTATGTTAAGGATATTACCATGGAAGCTATTAACTTAGCAGTACAGGAGAAGTTACCTTTCTATGATTCCGCATTTCTTTATCTCGCTATAAAGGAAGGTACTAAGCTATTAACTACTGACCTAAAACTATTTAATAAATTAAACGATAAGCTGAAGAACTATGTTATAGTCCCAGAGTGA
- a CDS encoding type II toxin-antitoxin system VapC family toxin: MSDSHYVDTNVILSLVEEDSNYEKAIRIRGIRNLVTGEITVLELNSFYSRKLKDEIKAKAATIYSLKFSNVRVAEVDWNRLLRKSEELSLRLQLKTLDILQIASATLIGVSQFLTFDKDILSKEELVKKYTGMEVNDLSK; the protein is encoded by the coding sequence ATGAGTGATTCTCACTATGTTGATACTAATGTCATATTATCCCTAGTGGAGGAAGATTCTAATTACGAAAAAGCAATAAGAATTAGGGGTATTAGAAATTTAGTTACTGGGGAAATAACAGTTTTAGAGCTTAACTCTTTCTACTCTAGGAAACTTAAGGATGAAATTAAGGCCAAAGCCGCAACCATTTACTCGTTAAAGTTCTCTAACGTAAGAGTGGCTGAAGTTGATTGGAACAGGTTGCTAAGGAAAAGTGAAGAACTTTCTTTAAGGCTACAGTTAAAGACCTTAGACATATTGCAGATAGCATCTGCTACACTGATTGGGGTTTCACAATTTTTAACTTTTGATAAGGACATACTAAGTAAAGAGGAACTGGTCAAAAAATATACGGGGATGGAAGTTAATGATTTAAGTAAATAG
- a CDS encoding PIN domain-containing protein, producing MEKRLINLSELIVDTSFLLPLVGIKVKGIKDSLLEGKAIYYPNLLLTELLAVIFKEAKKLKLNKVPEEAMKGLIYVLSNVNLISIEELEIETIYEILNKGWNDIFDAILYTAYKSTKIPLITMDKSFYNFLKENGMDVKGIILL from the coding sequence TTGGAGAAGAGATTAATAAATCTCTCGGAGTTAATAGTTGATACCAGCTTTTTATTACCTTTAGTAGGGATTAAGGTAAAAGGTATAAAGGATAGCTTATTAGAAGGAAAGGCAATATACTACCCTAATCTACTGCTGACCGAACTTCTAGCAGTAATATTTAAGGAGGCTAAAAAGCTGAAACTAAACAAAGTACCGGAAGAGGCTATGAAAGGGTTAATTTATGTTTTAAGTAACGTTAACCTAATTTCTATTGAAGAACTTGAAATAGAGACGATATATGAAATCCTAAATAAAGGCTGGAATGATATATTTGATGCAATATTATACACTGCCTATAAAAGTACTAAAATTCCGCTGATTACGATGGATAAATCCTTTTATAATTTCTTGAAAGAAAATGGAATGGATGTTAAAGGGATCATATTACTTTAA
- a CDS encoding DUF3800 domain-containing protein — protein MYLVYIDESRRNCENRIVLGGLVIKDEFVKNVNNIFADVILNEISSAIDRHTIGSDNLEDVETWIKDRRSLNDLIIHMKEFINEKDTLRKLLKKIGVTHEQIIEIKRHILFDIVEKLGKMKREEVFAVASRIEKHLTLDLKYKLAFKFILERIAMSVKYGEPILVVFDTPGKDFKANEIYETYRKWLNEGVIDDGDKSPSFSDLRMKYFDEILMSREGDRIHRGLQVTDVIAWTIGRMDNIDIKNNTSPCVLRRASKKDHEYETVELCNTILNKLFIRNNDKILTLKIY, from the coding sequence ATGTATTTAGTTTATATTGATGAGAGTAGAAGAAATTGTGAAAATAGAATAGTTCTAGGTGGACTAGTAATTAAAGATGAATTCGTTAAGAATGTGAATAACATATTCGCTGATGTAATTTTAAATGAAATCAGTAGTGCAATAGATAGGCATACAATAGGTTCAGATAATTTGGAAGACGTTGAAACATGGATTAAGGATCGGCGGTCTCTTAATGATTTAATAATACACATGAAGGAGTTTATAAATGAGAAGGATACGTTAAGGAAGTTATTGAAAAAAATAGGCGTTACACATGAACAAATTATAGAAATTAAAAGGCATATTTTATTCGACATCGTGGAAAAGCTCGGTAAGATGAAAAGGGAAGAAGTTTTCGCGGTAGCTTCCAGAATAGAAAAACACTTAACATTGGATTTAAAGTACAAATTAGCTTTTAAGTTTATTCTTGAAAGGATTGCAATGAGCGTTAAGTATGGGGAGCCTATTCTAGTGGTTTTTGATACACCGGGCAAGGATTTTAAAGCTAATGAAATTTATGAGACATATAGGAAATGGTTAAATGAAGGTGTTATAGACGATGGTGATAAGAGTCCTTCATTTAGTGATTTAAGAATGAAGTATTTCGACGAAATCCTTATGTCAAGAGAAGGAGATCGAATACATAGAGGTTTACAAGTAACAGATGTCATAGCGTGGACTATAGGTAGAATGGATAATATAGATATCAAGAATAATACCTCTCCTTGTGTATTGAGAAGAGCAAGTAAAAAAGATCACGAATATGAAACAGTTGAACTATGCAACACTATCTTAAACAAGCTCTTTATAAGAAATAATGATAAAATATTAACGCTTAAGATTTACTAG
- a CDS encoding RNA-guided endonuclease TnpB family protein translates to MARRVKAIRATVSMKIALSEPLLALVNNYVKALRYSLFWLKENVKNPEEKGVLGRVHEELYDKLRGEYNLPSKVAEDCYRDALSVYKGWYNNPRRGRFPRVYKPTVWLTPKASYNIDFNKMVARIAGVGELPILGYPRNIKDYMDWKMKEARLVIKGDKAFLKVVFEKKKVKIQPRGSVAVDINMNEIVVGKDDTRYVRISTRLHEVHHWKSLAEVLQRKYPKRWRVNKRILVRIKYFYSKAKRIMEDFARKVGKWVVEVAEDFGANVIKLENLKNLIKHVNKLPSEFRDKLYLMQYRRVQYWIEWQAKKHGLLVVYVNPHYSSVSCPKCGKKMKEVGYRYFSCPSCGYENDRDVIGIMNLNRRGSLTLSSAPQMRDVVPNR, encoded by the coding sequence ATGGCTAGGAGGGTTAAAGCGATCAGAGCTACTGTTTCGATGAAGATCGCCCTATCTGAACCCCTCCTAGCTCTTGTGAATAACTACGTTAAGGCACTACGTTATTCGTTGTTTTGGTTGAAAGAAAATGTGAAAAATCCGGAAGAGAAGGGTGTGTTAGGAAGAGTCCATGAGGAGTTATATGATAAGTTAAGAGGGGAATACAATCTACCATCAAAGGTTGCTGAGGACTGTTATAGGGATGCACTCTCAGTATACAAGGGTTGGTATAATAACCCAAGGAGGGGTAGGTTTCCTAGAGTGTATAAGCCGACTGTATGGTTAACACCAAAAGCAAGTTATAACATAGATTTTAACAAGATGGTGGCTAGGATTGCTGGTGTCGGTGAGCTCCCAATCCTTGGTTATCCTAGAAACATTAAGGACTACATGGACTGGAAGATGAAGGAGGCAAGGTTGGTAATCAAGGGTGATAAAGCGTTTCTTAAAGTGGTTTTTGAGAAAAAGAAAGTAAAAATTCAACCTAGGGGTAGTGTTGCTGTTGATATTAACATGAATGAGATTGTTGTTGGTAAGGATGATACTCGTTATGTTAGGATTTCTACACGCCTTCATGAGGTTCATCATTGGAAGTCTTTAGCTGAAGTTCTGCAGAGAAAGTACCCTAAGAGGTGGAGGGTGAATAAGAGAATTCTTGTAAGGATTAAGTACTTCTACTCTAAGGCTAAGCGAATCATGGAGGATTTTGCTAGAAAGGTTGGGAAGTGGGTTGTTGAGGTTGCAGAGGATTTTGGTGCTAATGTTATTAAGTTAGAGAACCTCAAGAATTTGATTAAACATGTTAATAAATTACCATCTGAGTTTAGGGATAAACTGTATTTGATGCAATACCGTCGTGTTCAGTATTGGATTGAGTGGCAGGCTAAGAAACACGGCTTGTTGGTTGTGTATGTTAATCCTCACTATTCTTCTGTCTCTTGCCCTAAGTGTGGTAAAAAGATGAAAGAAGTAGGTTATAGGTACTTCAGCTGTCCGTCTTGTGGTTATGAGAATGATAGGGATGTTATTGGAATTATGAATCTTAACAGGAGGGGGTCTCTGACCCTCTCGTCTGCCCCTCAAATGAGGGATGTAGTCCCGAACCGATGA
- a CDS encoding PaREP1 family protein produces MQELPICLQAYKKTRLLEARYEAEITRKFLDEGLIRNAARKAYQACKALVAQNLLGLI; encoded by the coding sequence ATGCAAGAGCTACCGATTTGCCTCCAAGCTTATAAGAAGACCAGACTTTTAGAGGCTAGATATGAAGCAGAGATCACAAGAAAATTCCTTGATGAAGGTCTAATTAGGAATGCCGCTAGAAAAGCTTATCAAGCTTGTAAAGCTTTAGTTGCCCAAAATCTTCTTGGCCTCATTTAG
- a CDS encoding PaREP1 family protein, with product MQELPKPWFDLQAYKKTRLLEAKYEAEIARKFLDEGLIRNAAGKTYQAWKALVAGIAVDHRDKLKGLFTGKIKIKGGKMIEKVDWVIAIMPSTALKIVSQVIGGEISLYTNLALLIHQYQYNGPDKEGIVSPYTNDEIAKNDIILLLNEIEKILSTYS from the coding sequence ATGCAAGAGCTACCGAAGCCTTGGTTTGATCTTCAAGCTTATAAGAAGACAAGACTCTTAGAGGCTAAATATGAAGCGGAGATTGCAAGAAAATTCCTTGATGAAGGCCTAATTAGGAATGCAGCAGGGAAAACTTATCAGGCTTGGAAAGCTTTAGTTGCAGGTATTGCCGTAGATCATAGGGATAAGTTGAAGGGTTTGTTTACGGGTAAAATTAAAATAAAAGGTGGGAAAATGATAGAGAAAGTCGATTGGGTTATCGCTATAATGCCCAGTACTGCATTAAAAATAGTCTCACAAGTTATCGGGGGTGAAATCTCGCTTTATACTAATTTAGCTTTACTTATTCATCAATATCAGTATAATGGCCCAGATAAGGAGGGTATCGTAAGTCCTTACACAAATGATGAAATAGCCAAGAACGACATTATTTTGCTTCTTAACGAAATAGAGAAAATCTTAAGTACGTATAGTTAG
- a CDS encoding AbrB/MazE/SpoVT family DNA-binding domain-containing protein: MERIIRIGKRNAIYIPKEIADSLNLKEGDRLVLVVKDDKIELIPVRKPSKYWAEISPDEVEEVGEEINKSLGVNS; encoded by the coding sequence ATGGAGAGGATTATAAGAATAGGTAAGAGAAATGCGATTTATATTCCTAAGGAGATTGCTGATAGTCTTAACTTAAAAGAGGGTGATAGGTTAGTTTTAGTTGTAAAAGATGATAAGATAGAGCTAATACCGGTTAGGAAACCTTCAAAGTATTGGGCTGAAATAAGTCCAGATGAGGTAGAGGAGGTTGGAGAAGAGATTAATAAATCTCTCGGAGTTAATAGTTGA
- a CDS encoding AAA family ATPase, translating to MRLYLRRREEEKIRNINSWTLVYGRRKTGKTTLIKNNLKMDFYALIADSNNAIDLNDNTMKIDDVIKEVKSTLSKGGTAVIDEFQRLPEVYWSIISNWKREGILVLVASSYGIVNKVFDRNSPLLGLFLPMEIGIISYEDVLSQLRDPLLSVLYRDPWIIPFVDSYNDFVRKIKELSLVSKGLIGEVFKEEERQLSEIYYKTLLLLGEGIWKTSEIAGIIQPKGGEGTISSMVNKLVKMGLVQKIPTLSKENYYKVYSPPLSLALYAEAKYAVSELDVEVNELPIGREVQFSVGELLAKYFGGVLYYSPKEDIDVVIVKKKKPIWAFEVKMSEITKGEAKEAIKRMSKIAEKVGLVSLKEKPEEIADLSIGPKELLEIAEEVRKRSAD from the coding sequence ATGAGATTATATCTTAGAAGACGAGAAGAAGAAAAGATAAGGAACATTAACAGTTGGACTTTAGTTTACGGAAGGAGAAAAACCGGAAAGACTACGCTTATAAAAAACAACCTAAAAATGGACTTTTACGCATTAATAGCGGATTCAAACAACGCAATAGACCTTAATGATAATACAATGAAAATAGATGACGTTATAAAGGAGGTAAAATCAACGCTGTCCAAGGGAGGTACTGCAGTAATTGATGAATTCCAAAGGTTGCCTGAGGTATACTGGAGTATAATAAGCAATTGGAAAAGGGAAGGGATCCTAGTCCTTGTGGCTTCTAGTTACGGAATAGTTAACAAGGTATTTGATAGGAATAGCCCACTCCTTGGATTATTTCTGCCCATGGAAATAGGGATAATATCTTATGAGGACGTGCTTTCACAGTTGAGAGATCCCCTTCTTTCAGTGCTTTACAGAGACCCTTGGATAATTCCTTTTGTAGATAGTTATAATGACTTTGTTAGGAAGATAAAAGAGCTTTCCTTAGTTTCAAAGGGGCTAATAGGCGAGGTATTTAAAGAGGAAGAAAGGCAGTTAAGTGAAATATATTACAAGACATTACTCCTTCTAGGAGAGGGCATTTGGAAGACTTCAGAAATTGCAGGGATTATACAACCTAAAGGCGGTGAGGGGACTATCTCCTCAATGGTTAATAAACTAGTTAAGATGGGACTTGTACAGAAGATTCCTACACTCTCTAAGGAAAATTACTATAAGGTTTACTCTCCTCCGCTCTCCTTAGCCTTATATGCCGAGGCTAAGTATGCAGTCTCCGAACTAGACGTGGAGGTAAACGAGTTGCCTATAGGGAGAGAAGTGCAATTTAGTGTAGGTGAGTTATTAGCAAAATATTTTGGCGGAGTGCTATATTACTCTCCTAAGGAGGACATTGACGTGGTGATAGTTAAAAAGAAGAAACCTATCTGGGCATTTGAGGTAAAAATGAGCGAAATAACTAAAGGAGAAGCTAAGGAGGCTATAAAAAGGATGAGTAAGATTGCGGAAAAAGTAGGGCTAGTTAGTTTAAAGGAAAAACCTGAAGAAATTGCTGACTTAAGTATAGGTCCTAAAGAGTTATTAGAAATTGCAGAAGAAGTGAGGAAAAGAAGTGCAGATTGA